In the genome of Raphanus sativus cultivar WK10039 chromosome 4, ASM80110v3, whole genome shotgun sequence, one region contains:
- the LOC130511060 gene encoding transcriptional regulator TAC1-like — protein MNRKYSDRRSYSWSGQARPYICEFCERGFSNAQALGGHMNIHRKDRAKLRQANLKEDDREDSTCTTSRNRFEQDLIELPFFVDTGSSSTRQVKNTSGDYLRDEEEKNMRMLQKALSQSAEVIDLELRLGLDPYKKSPST, from the coding sequence TCGTCGATCATATTCATGGTCAGGACAAGCAAGACCATACATATGCGAATTTTGCGAGAGAGGTTTCTCCAACGCACAAGCTTTAGGAGGGCACATGAACATCCACAGAAAAGACAGGGCAAAGCTGCGACAAGCGAACTTGAAAGAAGATGATCGTGAAGACTCCACATGCACCACTTCGAGAAATCGGTTCGAGCAAGATCTCATTGAATTGCCTTTCTTCGTTGATACGGGCAGTTCATCAACAAGACAAGTCAAAAATACAAGTGGAGACTATTTGAgagatgaagaggagaagaatatGAGGATGCTTCAAAAAGCTTTGTCTCAAAGTGCAGAAGTGATAGATCTTGAGCTTCGTCTAGGACTAGATCCTTATAAGAAATCACCAAGTACGTAA